A genomic window from Aquitalea aquatilis includes:
- the acpS gene encoding holo-ACP synthase — MIYGIGTDMVEIARMQGLLQRWGDKAGRRILAEAEMPDFLAAADQARFLAKRFAVKEALSKAVGTGVVQPVLLTAIAVSHDAQGKPMLVFGPDLQDFLLQRGVVRSHVSITDEREHALAFVVLEQD; from the coding sequence ATGATCTACGGTATTGGCACCGATATGGTGGAAATCGCCCGCATGCAGGGCCTGTTGCAACGCTGGGGCGACAAGGCCGGCCGGCGCATTCTGGCCGAGGCGGAAATGCCTGACTTTCTGGCGGCGGCCGATCAGGCGCGCTTCCTGGCCAAGCGCTTTGCGGTGAAGGAAGCACTGTCCAAGGCGGTGGGTACCGGGGTGGTGCAGCCGGTATTGCTCACCGCCATTGCTGTCAGCCACGATGCACAGGGCAAACCCATGCTGGTATTCGGCCCGGACTTGCAGGACTTCCTGCTGCAGCGCGGCGTGGTGCGCAGCCATGTCTCCATCACGGACGAGCGCGAACACGCCCTGGCCTTTGTGGTATTGGAGCAGGATTAG
- a CDS encoding methyl-accepting chemotaxis protein, with product MAATTITDWFIPEDIRQSPELAIPARTTVGVGLLAGCIAPLFSIEYFMLGHSAMGIGIALGGLGLLLGTLLLRLTGAVRFCAEFITSCMFVMVCWMVYVNGGIMSTSVVWFASIPFTAIFVSTRRSGWTWMVLTIMAIAVFYLLSADPGALPAVPIAREEIPKLQAKSLIGLSIVVLTLAMAFDKAKVKSLERLERARAESEHASRAMREMMEQVARSIQAASSASRDIADSTGLMAQTMAEQRSRAEDMMVVAQQMAVVTGQNAAQSDSATRLAQTAGNAASSGGQVMDQAVLQLGRAGEVISHAASKLEDLGQRSAEVNGIVQLIRDIADQTNLLALNAAIEAARAGEMGRGFAVVADEVRKLAERTQNATLDIGNKISLIVDGTNQAIVAMRDGNDQMQAGRNNAREAQQNLQGIIHETRQLAGLLEQVAQAENSQNHGFAQFAGDITAVGESTRSLSTETRSIADAIKRLDQLLDELGRSSRAQHAS from the coding sequence ATGGCTGCCACCACCATTACCGACTGGTTTATTCCAGAAGACATCCGCCAGTCACCCGAACTGGCCATCCCGGCCCGCACCACCGTAGGCGTCGGCCTGCTGGCCGGCTGTATCGCTCCGCTGTTTTCCATCGAGTATTTCATGCTGGGGCACAGCGCCATGGGCATAGGCATTGCCCTGGGCGGACTGGGCCTGCTGCTGGGCACCCTGCTGCTCAGACTGACGGGAGCCGTGCGCTTCTGCGCCGAATTCATCACCAGCTGCATGTTCGTCATGGTGTGCTGGATGGTGTATGTCAACGGCGGCATCATGTCCACCAGCGTGGTGTGGTTTGCCTCCATCCCGTTTACCGCCATCTTTGTCTCCACCCGTCGCTCGGGCTGGACATGGATGGTACTCACCATCATGGCCATCGCGGTGTTCTACCTGCTATCTGCCGATCCGGGAGCCCTGCCCGCCGTCCCCATCGCGCGCGAGGAGATTCCCAAGCTGCAAGCCAAGTCACTGATCGGCCTGAGCATTGTGGTGCTGACGCTGGCCATGGCGTTTGACAAGGCCAAGGTAAAAAGCCTGGAGCGGCTGGAACGAGCCAGGGCCGAATCCGAGCACGCCAGCCGTGCCATGCGCGAGATGATGGAACAGGTGGCGCGTTCGATTCAGGCCGCCTCCAGCGCCAGCCGCGACATTGCCGACAGCACCGGGCTGATGGCGCAAACCATGGCCGAACAGCGCAGCCGCGCCGAAGACATGATGGTGGTGGCACAGCAGATGGCGGTGGTCACCGGCCAGAACGCCGCCCAGTCCGACAGCGCCACCCGGCTGGCGCAGACGGCGGGCAATGCGGCCAGCAGCGGTGGTCAGGTGATGGATCAGGCCGTGCTGCAGCTGGGCCGCGCCGGTGAAGTCATCTCGCACGCTGCCAGCAAGCTGGAAGACCTGGGCCAGCGCAGCGCCGAGGTCAACGGCATCGTGCAACTGATCCGTGACATTGCCGACCAGACCAATCTGCTGGCGCTGAATGCCGCCATCGAAGCCGCCCGAGCCGGAGAAATGGGCCGTGGCTTTGCCGTGGTGGCCGACGAAGTACGCAAGCTGGCCGAACGCACCCAGAATGCCACGCTGGATATCGGCAACAAGATCTCGCTGATCGTGGACGGCACCAATCAGGCCATCGTCGCCATGCGCGACGGCAACGACCAGATGCAGGCCGGCCGCAACAATGCCCGGGAAGCCCAGCAGAACCTGCAGGGCATCATTCATGAAACCCGCCAGCTGGCCGGCTTGCTCGAACAGGTGGCACAGGCAGAAAACAGCCAGAATCACGGCTTTGCCCAGTTTGCCGGCGACATTACCGCCGTGGGCGAATCCACCCGCTCGCTCTCCACCGAAACCCGCTCCATCGCCGACGCCATCAAGCGGCTGGACCAGCTGCTGGACGAGCTGGGCCGCTCCTCGCGCGCCCAGCACGCCAGCTAG
- the hrpA gene encoding ATP-dependent RNA helicase HrpA, producing MTTPVQQLSQLKTRLAHCLIRDRHVLRRKLNDAGERLKKGQPADKQLADISQQLERSAARAEARRAHLPRPQFDKALPVNQKLDDIKAAIAGHQVVIICGETGSGKTTQIPKICLELGRGVYGLIGHTQPRRLAARSVATRIAQELGSQLGEHVGFKVRFTDKLSEKSVIKLMTDGIMLAETQTDRYLESYDTIIIDEAHERSLNIDFLLGYLKQLLPRRPDLKIIITSATIDADRFARHFDGAPVIEVSGRTFPVEVRYRPLKQRDEDEREMEMEDAIVDAADELSRQGAGDMLVFLPGERDIRETAEKLRKSGIRGYEILPLFARLSNEDQQKIFKPSGGRRIVLATNVAETSLTVPGIKYVIDTGLARLNRYSPRAKVELLQVEKISQAAARQRAGRCGRVEAGICVRLYAEEDFNARPAFTDPEIIRSNLAAVILRMAALRLGQVDAFPFLEAPSSRLIADGYQVLTELGAVTDNNELTPVGKELARIPVDPKVGRLLLAGRDFGCMREVLIIASALSVQDPRERPFDAREAAERAQARFNDEKSDFLSYLHLWDFFSDALKHKKSNRLLVNTCHEHFLSYLRLREWRELHGQLAEIASELGLIKREEAHADAEQIDAQMSQKKRQQLDAVVYENLHKALLTGLVGNIGMKNLEGDDYMGARGVSFHVFPGSGLKKSKPKWLVAAELVETTRLYARCVAKIEPEWVEKLAAHLVKYHYFEPHWEKSRGEVVASERVTLYGLTLIPRRAVSYGRIAPLEARELFIRGALVNMDYVSNAPFFQRNQQLIREVEQLEHKARRQDVLVDEEALYAFYHERIGSEVVDAASFEAWRKEAEKTEPKRLHLTRDELMRHAAQHVTENQFPEWLELEDGKLRLKYRFEPRHPLDGVTMDVPLAILNRLQPAPFEWLVPGMVREKLQQLIKGLPKQVRRCCVPVPDFVTRFLSSNPDQQQPIAGQLAHFILRETGGVKVDHDAFKQQELPEHLLFNFRIIDDGKQEIGLGRDLLALQKQFGQAAQLTFRDSSADFERDEVSSWDFGELPESIQFARGRQQLTGFPALTLEQDKVAIRLFDTQPEAERHHRAGVIRLLQLQLKEQMKQLGKGLSGMTQIGLNLRNVANVEQLLADAIACICDRAFIGEDALPRNEKAFNDQKTRARTRLPAVIQAVTQYLSQIGSEYMPLYNKLQKHRLGQELQQQLGKLVYPGFLYDTPWSQLPHITRYMRAMGLRMDKQPANPQRDGQRAAEIRELWNKWEARMASEREAGEPSPALQDFRWQLEELRVSLFAQELKTPYPVSVKRLQKAWQDLPKQ from the coding sequence ATGACCACCCCAGTCCAGCAGCTGTCCCAACTCAAAACCCGCCTTGCCCATTGCCTGATCCGTGATCGCCATGTCTTGCGCCGCAAGCTGAACGATGCTGGCGAGCGCCTGAAAAAAGGGCAGCCGGCAGACAAGCAACTGGCCGACATCAGCCAGCAACTGGAACGCTCGGCCGCCCGCGCCGAGGCCCGCCGCGCCCATCTGCCGCGCCCGCAGTTCGACAAGGCGCTGCCGGTCAACCAGAAGCTGGACGATATCAAGGCAGCCATTGCCGGCCATCAGGTAGTGATCATCTGCGGTGAAACCGGCTCCGGCAAAACCACGCAGATTCCCAAGATCTGCCTGGAGCTGGGGCGTGGCGTGTACGGACTGATCGGCCATACCCAGCCACGCCGGCTGGCGGCACGCTCGGTGGCCACGCGCATTGCGCAGGAGCTGGGTTCACAACTGGGTGAGCATGTCGGTTTCAAGGTGCGCTTTACCGACAAGCTGTCGGAAAAATCCGTGATCAAGCTGATGACCGACGGCATCATGCTGGCGGAAACCCAGACCGACCGCTATCTGGAAAGCTACGACACCATCATCATCGACGAGGCGCACGAGCGCAGCCTCAACATCGACTTCCTGCTGGGCTACCTCAAGCAGCTGCTGCCGCGCCGTCCCGACCTGAAAATCATCATCACCTCGGCCACCATCGATGCCGACCGCTTTGCCCGCCATTTTGATGGCGCGCCGGTGATTGAAGTGTCCGGCCGCACCTTCCCGGTGGAAGTCCGCTACCGCCCGCTCAAGCAGCGCGACGAAGACGAACGTGAAATGGAAATGGAAGACGCCATCGTCGATGCCGCCGACGAGCTGTCACGCCAGGGCGCGGGCGACATGCTGGTTTTCCTGCCCGGCGAGCGCGATATCCGCGAAACGGCAGAAAAACTGCGCAAGTCCGGTATTCGCGGCTATGAAATCCTGCCGCTGTTTGCCCGCCTGTCCAATGAGGATCAGCAGAAAATCTTCAAACCCTCCGGCGGCCGGCGCATCGTGCTGGCCACCAATGTGGCGGAAACCTCGCTGACCGTGCCGGGCATCAAGTATGTGATCGACACCGGCCTGGCCCGACTCAACCGCTACAGCCCGCGCGCCAAGGTAGAACTGCTGCAGGTGGAAAAGATTTCCCAGGCCGCTGCCCGCCAGCGCGCCGGTCGCTGCGGCCGGGTCGAGGCCGGCATTTGCGTGCGTCTGTATGCCGAAGAAGACTTCAACGCCCGTCCGGCCTTTACCGACCCGGAAATCATCCGTTCCAATCTGGCGGCGGTAATCTTGCGCATGGCCGCGCTGCGGCTGGGCCAGGTGGATGCCTTCCCCTTTCTGGAAGCCCCCAGCAGCCGCCTGATTGCCGATGGCTACCAGGTGCTGACCGAGCTGGGTGCGGTGACCGACAATAATGAGCTGACCCCGGTGGGCAAGGAGCTGGCACGCATTCCGGTGGACCCGAAAGTGGGCCGCCTGCTGCTGGCCGGGCGTGATTTCGGCTGCATGCGCGAGGTGCTGATCATCGCTTCGGCGCTGTCGGTGCAAGACCCGCGCGAGCGCCCCTTCGATGCCCGCGAAGCAGCCGAGCGCGCCCAGGCCCGCTTTAACGACGAAAAATCCGACTTCCTGTCCTATCTGCATCTGTGGGATTTCTTCAGCGACGCACTCAAGCACAAGAAGTCCAACCGCCTGCTGGTGAATACCTGCCACGAGCACTTCCTGTCCTATCTGCGCCTGCGCGAATGGCGCGAACTGCATGGCCAGCTGGCCGAAATTGCCAGCGAACTGGGCCTGATCAAACGTGAAGAAGCCCATGCCGACGCCGAGCAGATCGACGCCCAGATGTCGCAGAAGAAGCGCCAGCAACTGGACGCCGTGGTCTACGAGAACCTGCACAAGGCCCTGCTCACCGGCCTGGTCGGCAATATCGGCATGAAGAATCTGGAAGGCGACGACTACATGGGCGCACGCGGTGTCAGCTTCCATGTTTTCCCCGGTTCCGGCCTGAAAAAGAGCAAGCCCAAGTGGCTGGTAGCAGCCGAACTGGTGGAAACCACCCGCCTCTACGCCCGCTGCGTGGCCAAAATCGAGCCGGAATGGGTGGAAAAACTGGCCGCCCATCTGGTGAAGTACCACTATTTCGAACCGCACTGGGAAAAGAGCCGGGGCGAAGTCGTTGCCAGCGAACGGGTCACCCTGTACGGCCTGACGCTGATTCCGCGTCGTGCCGTCAGCTATGGCCGCATTGCCCCGCTTGAGGCACGCGAGCTGTTTATCCGTGGCGCACTGGTGAACATGGATTACGTCAGCAATGCACCCTTCTTCCAGCGCAACCAGCAGCTGATCCGCGAAGTGGAGCAACTGGAACACAAGGCGCGCCGGCAGGATGTGCTGGTGGACGAAGAAGCCCTGTACGCCTTCTACCACGAGCGCATCGGCAGCGAAGTGGTCGATGCGGCCAGCTTTGAAGCCTGGCGCAAGGAAGCGGAAAAAACCGAACCCAAACGCTTGCACCTGACCCGCGACGAGCTGATGCGCCATGCCGCCCAGCATGTGACCGAAAACCAGTTTCCGGAATGGCTGGAACTGGAAGACGGCAAGCTGCGGCTGAAATACCGCTTCGAACCCAGACACCCGCTGGACGGCGTCACCATGGATGTGCCACTGGCCATCCTCAACCGCCTGCAGCCGGCACCGTTCGAGTGGCTGGTGCCCGGCATGGTGCGCGAAAAGCTGCAGCAGCTGATCAAGGGCCTGCCCAAGCAGGTGAGACGCTGCTGTGTGCCGGTGCCGGACTTCGTCACCCGCTTCCTCAGCAGCAATCCTGACCAGCAGCAGCCGATTGCCGGCCAGCTGGCCCATTTCATTCTGCGCGAAACCGGCGGCGTGAAAGTCGACCACGATGCCTTCAAGCAGCAAGAGCTGCCAGAACATCTGCTGTTCAACTTCCGCATCATCGATGATGGCAAACAGGAAATCGGCCTGGGCCGCGATCTGCTCGCCCTGCAAAAGCAGTTTGGCCAGGCCGCCCAGCTCACCTTCCGCGACAGCAGCGCCGACTTCGAGCGCGACGAGGTCAGCAGCTGGGACTTTGGCGAACTGCCGGAAAGCATACAGTTTGCCCGTGGCCGCCAGCAGCTCACCGGTTTCCCGGCGCTGACACTGGAACAGGACAAGGTGGCCATCCGCCTGTTCGACACCCAGCCGGAGGCCGAACGCCATCACCGCGCCGGGGTGATCCGCCTGCTGCAACTGCAGTTGAAGGAGCAGATGAAACAGCTGGGCAAGGGCCTGTCCGGCATGACCCAGATTGGCCTCAATCTGCGCAATGTGGCGAATGTCGAACAATTGTTGGCCGATGCCATTGCCTGCATCTGCGACCGTGCCTTTATCGGCGAAGATGCCCTGCCGCGCAACGAGAAAGCATTCAACGATCAAAAGACCCGCGCCCGCACCCGTCTGCCGGCGGTGATTCAGGCGGTTACCCAGTATCTGAGCCAGATCGGCAGCGAATACATGCCGCTCTACAACAAGCTGCAAAAGCACCGGCTAGGCCAGGAGCTGCAACAGCAGCTGGGCAAGCTGGTCTACCCGGGCTTCCTGTATGACACGCCCTGGTCACAGCTGCCGCATATCACCCGCTATATGCGCGCCATGGGCTTGCGCATGGACAAGCAGCCGGCCAATCCGCAACGGGATGGCCAGCGCGCAGCCGAGATACGCGAACTGTGGAACAAGTGGGAAGCACGCATGGCCAGCGAGCGCGAAGCTGGCGAGCCATCACCGGCGCTGCAGGATTTTCGCTGGCAGCTGGAAGAGCTGCGCGTCAGCCTGTTTGCTCAGGAATTGAAAACGCCCTATCCGGTTTCAGTGAAACGCTTACAAAAAGCCTGGCAGGACCTGCCTAAACAATGA
- a CDS encoding HD-GYP domain-containing protein: MNSRNKKQLHDKVVPEQILMGKELPLKVVPEQILMGKELPLDVYAKNGLLLLSKGHFVLSDRQREKLLEMGYAVDGNKLDAVSLPEADPMMVRESVLHEMAFLQQRTRTLLNYALQLEDFPRKVSLLVRDIVRLSEQHPDGVIASLLLVPFNEYGPAHALHTTALLALLSRRIPQLSSEQRHTVLAAALTMNMSICQLQNTLYHQQEALTPQQEEEIAGHPLMSSAILREAGVSNELWHWLVQTHHESWLGNGYPYGLARGEIESLAHILHMADITCAKLTPRSYRAGMVPAAALGHLFQRKDTEFDPAYTTLLIKELGIYPPGSFVRLANDEIGVVLARREKASEPQVAAIRRGDGPAYIDALIRDTSLPAHKVVSPCTAAMAGVRASHLARLWRTQLN; the protein is encoded by the coding sequence ATGAACTCCCGCAACAAGAAGCAACTGCATGACAAGGTAGTGCCCGAACAGATTCTCATGGGCAAGGAACTACCACTGAAGGTAGTGCCCGAACAGATTCTCATGGGCAAGGAACTACCACTGGATGTTTATGCCAAGAACGGCCTGTTGCTGCTGAGCAAGGGGCATTTCGTGCTGAGCGATCGCCAGCGTGAAAAGCTCCTGGAAATGGGCTATGCGGTGGATGGCAACAAGCTGGACGCCGTCAGCCTGCCCGAAGCCGACCCGATGATGGTGCGCGAGAGCGTGCTGCACGAGATGGCCTTCCTGCAGCAACGCACCCGCACTCTGCTCAACTACGCCCTGCAACTGGAAGACTTCCCGCGCAAGGTCAGCCTGCTGGTGCGCGACATCGTCCGCCTGAGCGAACAGCATCCCGATGGGGTCATTGCCAGCCTGCTGCTGGTGCCATTCAACGAATACGGCCCGGCCCATGCCCTGCACACCACCGCCCTGCTGGCCCTGCTCAGCCGGCGCATCCCCCAGCTGAGCAGCGAACAACGCCATACCGTGCTGGCCGCAGCGCTCACCATGAATATGTCGATCTGCCAGCTGCAGAACACGCTCTATCACCAGCAGGAAGCCCTGACACCCCAGCAGGAAGAAGAAATCGCCGGCCACCCGCTGATGAGCTCGGCCATTCTGCGCGAAGCCGGCGTGAGCAATGAACTGTGGCACTGGCTGGTACAAACCCACCATGAATCCTGGCTGGGCAATGGCTACCCCTACGGCCTGGCGCGCGGGGAAATCGAATCGCTGGCGCACATCCTGCACATGGCCGACATCACCTGCGCCAAGCTGACCCCGCGCAGCTACCGCGCCGGCATGGTACCGGCCGCCGCGCTGGGGCATTTGTTCCAGCGCAAGGACACCGAGTTCGACCCGGCCTACACCACCTTGCTGATCAAGGAGCTGGGCATCTACCCGCCCGGCAGCTTCGTGCGCCTGGCCAATGATGAAATCGGCGTGGTACTGGCCCGCCGCGAAAAAGCCAGCGAACCGCAAGTTGCTGCCATTCGGCGTGGCGATGGTCCGGCTTATATCGACGCCCTGATTCGCGATACCAGCCTGCCGGCACACAAGGTAGTCTCCCCTTGCACCGCTGCCATGGCCGGCGTACGGGCCTCGCATCTGGCACGACTGTGGCGCACCCAGCTCAACTGA
- a CDS encoding metal-dependent hydrolase, whose amino-acid sequence MPTIISHAVAGATLSRLAGAGSAAASRADGLKVLLLCAAAAMLPDLDVVTFKLGIPYASPWGHRGVSHSLLLALLAALLLTACSRGLWQRLGWSLRSACLLLFAVIASHAGLDMLTDATHGPALFMPFDMQRYLLPWRPIEGAPISPRLWLTAKGGRVVYTELLYVWLPCLMLWLLRVSVERRKEQA is encoded by the coding sequence ATGCCCACCATCATCAGCCACGCGGTGGCCGGGGCCACGCTATCCCGTCTGGCGGGGGCCGGCTCGGCCGCAGCCTCGCGCGCCGATGGTCTGAAGGTCTTGCTGCTGTGCGCTGCCGCGGCCATGCTGCCCGACCTGGACGTGGTCACCTTCAAGCTTGGCATTCCTTATGCCAGCCCCTGGGGGCATCGCGGTGTGTCGCATTCCTTGCTGCTGGCCCTGCTGGCAGCATTGTTGCTGACTGCTTGCAGCCGTGGTTTGTGGCAGCGGCTGGGCTGGTCCTTGCGCTCGGCCTGCTTGCTGCTGTTTGCCGTCATCGCCAGTCATGCCGGACTGGATATGCTGACCGATGCCACGCATGGCCCGGCTTTGTTCATGCCGTTCGACATGCAGCGCTATCTGCTGCCGTGGCGGCCGATTGAAGGTGCGCCCATCTCACCGCGACTATGGCTGACGGCCAAAGGCGGCCGCGTGGTTTATACCGAGTTGCTGTATGTCTGGCTGCCTTGTCTGATGCTGTGGCTGCTGCGTGTCAGCGTTGAACGGCGCAAGGAGCAGGCATGA
- a CDS encoding HD-GYP domain-containing protein: protein MSDNNLSDKLKSSAISIGKELPMDVYAKNGILLLKRGHYVLSPDMKHRLIKLGFAEQPAEVKPAEKTADNYRKGQSLFEEIVFLQQRVRNMLQHALTQPDLEQRVRAIAQTIISLSERHPDGLMASMLLLPFQEYGVAHSLHTTALLTLITRQMKLPAGHREILLCAALTMNIAQIELQNELFSHEGQLTPQQRSAIKEHPLLSSAILREAGIENELWHALVQTHHENWQGSGYPFGLERKQILPPAHLLHLADIACAKLAPRRYRSAQLPATALGNLFQRKDVDFDSAFTTMLIRELGIYPPGSFVKLVNNEIAVVLARRDKPSEPQVAALRKADGPAYAEVLLRETSHSQYKIAGPCSFSMAGVRISFLASLWKI from the coding sequence ATGTCTGACAATAATCTTTCCGACAAGCTCAAATCGAGCGCCATTTCCATCGGCAAAGAACTGCCGATGGATGTCTACGCCAAAAACGGCATCTTGCTGCTCAAGCGTGGTCACTATGTGCTATCGCCGGACATGAAGCATCGCCTGATCAAGCTGGGCTTTGCCGAACAGCCAGCCGAGGTGAAGCCGGCCGAAAAAACGGCCGACAACTACCGCAAAGGCCAGTCGCTGTTCGAGGAAATCGTCTTCCTGCAGCAAAGGGTGCGCAATATGTTGCAGCACGCGCTGACCCAGCCGGATCTGGAGCAGCGCGTGCGCGCCATCGCCCAGACCATCATCAGCCTGAGCGAGCGCCATCCGGATGGTCTGATGGCCTCCATGCTGCTGCTGCCCTTTCAGGAATACGGTGTGGCGCACTCCTTGCACACCACCGCTCTGCTGACACTGATTACCCGCCAGATGAAGCTGCCGGCCGGTCACCGCGAAATCCTGCTGTGCGCCGCGCTCACCATGAATATCGCGCAGATCGAGCTGCAAAATGAACTGTTCAGTCACGAGGGGCAGCTGACGCCGCAGCAGCGCAGTGCCATCAAGGAACATCCTTTGCTCAGCTCGGCCATCCTGCGCGAAGCCGGCATCGAAAACGAGCTGTGGCACGCCCTGGTACAGACCCACCATGAAAACTGGCAGGGCAGCGGCTACCCCTTTGGCCTGGAACGCAAGCAGATCCTGCCGCCGGCACATCTGCTGCATCTGGCCGACATCGCCTGCGCCAAACTGGCACCGCGGCGCTATCGCAGCGCGCAGCTACCGGCCACGGCACTGGGCAATCTGTTCCAGCGCAAGGATGTCGATTTCGACAGCGCCTTTACCACCATGCTGATCAGGGAGCTGGGCATTTACCCGCCCGGCAGCTTTGTCAAACTGGTCAATAACGAAATCGCCGTGGTGCTGGCACGCCGCGACAAGCCAAGCGAGCCGCAGGTAGCCGCACTACGCAAGGCCGACGGCCCGGCCTATGCCGAAGTATTGCTGCGCGAAACCAGCCACTCGCAGTACAAGATCGCCGGCCCCTGCTCGTTCAGCATGGCGGGGGTGCGCATCTCCTTCCTGGCCAGCCTGTGGAAAATCTGA
- the nagZ gene encoding beta-N-acetylhexosaminidase, with the protein MQALSLQRGPVMVDVAGFSLTDAERTRLSHPLVGGVILFRRNFQNIEQLKALTAEIRCLRSPALLIAVDHEGGRVQRFLEGFTRLPPMSVLGELWQKDEAAACAAAEDVGVVLAVELRACGIDLSFTPVLDLDWGRCAVIGNRAFHREPEVVAELALALQRGLRQGGMATCGKHFPGHGFVAGDSHFLMPQDDRTLSELEADDLIPFARMAAAGMGSVMPAHVVYPAVDDRPAGFSPVWLQDILRGQLGFDGVIFSDDLGMEGAAGAGSFVERAAAALAAGCDMVLVCNQPTRADEVLAGLQVPPQPKLAERLQGMAGAGEVASWQQEIGTAGFAERQRRVLALGMPQNVLQGPAVGEAS; encoded by the coding sequence ATGCAAGCCTTGTCGCTGCAACGTGGTCCGGTCATGGTGGATGTGGCCGGCTTCAGTCTGACCGACGCAGAGCGCACGCGTCTGTCCCATCCGCTGGTCGGTGGGGTCATCCTGTTTCGCCGCAATTTCCAGAATATCGAACAGCTCAAGGCACTGACTGCCGAAATCCGCTGCCTGCGCAGCCCCGCACTATTGATCGCCGTCGATCACGAAGGGGGCCGTGTACAGCGCTTTCTGGAAGGTTTTACCCGTTTGCCGCCGATGAGTGTGCTGGGTGAGCTGTGGCAGAAGGATGAAGCCGCCGCGTGTGCCGCTGCCGAGGACGTGGGGGTGGTGCTGGCTGTCGAGTTGCGTGCCTGTGGTATCGACCTGTCCTTCACCCCGGTGCTGGATCTGGACTGGGGGCGCTGCGCGGTCATCGGCAATCGTGCCTTCCATCGCGAGCCGGAAGTGGTGGCCGAGCTGGCCCTGGCCTTGCAGCGCGGGCTGCGGCAAGGTGGCATGGCCACCTGCGGCAAGCACTTCCCTGGTCACGGTTTCGTGGCGGGCGACAGCCATTTCCTCATGCCGCAAGACGACCGCACACTGAGCGAGCTGGAAGCCGACGACCTGATCCCCTTTGCCCGCATGGCGGCAGCTGGCATGGGCTCGGTGATGCCGGCCCATGTGGTGTATCCGGCGGTAGATGATCGTCCGGCCGGTTTTTCCCCGGTATGGCTGCAGGACATTTTGCGTGGCCAGCTGGGCTTTGACGGCGTCATCTTCTCTGATGACCTGGGTATGGAAGGTGCTGCCGGAGCTGGCAGCTTTGTCGAGCGGGCAGCGGCGGCACTGGCAGCAGGCTGCGATATGGTGCTGGTTTGCAATCAGCCCACACGTGCTGACGAGGTGCTGGCCGGCTTGCAAGTGCCGCCGCAGCCCAAGTTGGCGGAACGTCTGCAAGGCATGGCCGGTGCTGGTGAAGTCGCTAGCTGGCAGCAGGAAATCGGCACGGCCGGCTTTGCCGAGCGCCAGCGCCGCGTACTGGCTCTGGGTATGCCGCAGAACGTATTGCAGGGCCCGGCCGTGGGTGAAGCCAGCTAG